TTGAGTCCTGGTGATAGTCTCTCCACATTTGATACTCGTACGTACCACAGAAGTTTGCCTCTTCTAGTAGTAATCCAGAAAAGAGCaggtatttttccttttatgtctgTCCCCAACTCTTTCATATTGCCTTACTAGAAGTTCAGAATGGAGGAAAGCAAACAGTCTAGAAAGTTTGAACAGAATGGAAACCCATTTTGACATGATACTTCTCTTCCACTGGGTTACAGCCTCCTGACCATAGCATCCAGTGTGTTCCTGTTGGGCCACAATTGATACACCCTACTTAGATAATGTAGATTACTCACAAGGAACTTCCCACAGCTTTTCTGAGATGATGTCCCAATAGGGTTGAACATacaaattttctctgtgtaggaGTCCTGTGTTAATTCTTCCCTGTCAGTGTTCTGTGATCAGAGGTTTACCCTTCTGCCGCATGCTACAGGAGACTCACTTCTCATGTGTGCATCTTCTGTTTGGAAACAGCTTACTGCAGAGTGGGCCTGGGCATCTGCTACGATATGCGCTTTGCAGAGCTGGCACAGATCTACGCGCAGAGAGGTGAGACAATACTACACACTACACATGGGTTAGGAAGCTCCTGGGAGGTCTGATTCTGGGATGCTGTGGCAAGAAAGGAGCCCTTAACAGAAAATTGCCCAAAGAAGAAAATCACAAAACATTTGGACAAATGCCCAAAATCTCAGATGTAGAGTGTTAATGTATTCATGGCCAGCTCTTCACACCAGTTTGCTAAACAGACTTCTGCTGTTTGAGGGGGTGTGACCTCATACACTGTGTAGCTAAGGCAGAAGTTTGCTCCCAAATATCCTGTCTGCCCTTTGAATCCTTCCTATCACTGAATCCTTCCTATCACTGTGTTATGTGGAGCCCACTGGAAACGGAGCAGTGGTCTGTGCTCTCTCAGATTTCAGTGAATGAGCCAAGTCAGGAGACCCGAGTTCTAGTTCTGGTTCTCACTTCTTGCCCTTAGTCGGCACAGCACTTTGATCAGTCATTTTCCCCCTCTGAAGAGGTGTGGGTTCTAGATCCCTCCAAATTGCTTCGAGGGAGGATTAAGGAGAAACTTACAAAGTACATCTCATGGCGTTCAGCACATCCCAGTAGCTGAAACTGTTGGCACTTAACTAAGTGCCTTGGTCTGGATGATATGAGAGCTGCTTAGTAGATGAGGTATGTGCGTTCTGGGCTTCACAGCGTCTGGAGCTGTATTGTTCCAGTTAGTCGGAAAATCACATCACACACTTCTCCACTGTGTGGTGCTGACCTTTTGGCGTTAAAACGGAAGGCACAAGTTCTGACGTCAGCCATCATCTCAGTTTCTTCCGGCTGTACTTTATAGGAATAGCTCTATACTTCAGAGCCCTATTTGGCTGTTTTACAGACTGACCTCTTTCTGTATATGGAAAAGTTCGTTTGGCTCTGTTGGATAAGGAATAAAGGGAGGGACCAGAGTCCTCGAGTGTTCACCTCACCATTGCCTTTTGTCTTTCACGCCTGGAGGCTGTCAGCTCCTGGTGTACCCTGGAGCATTCAATTTGACCACTGGACCAGCCCACTGGGAGTTGCTCCAGCGAGCCCGGTAAGAAAGGACCCAAGCATCTCACTGCTGATGTCCTAAATGGAATTCTGCTCTTGACACAGCCAGCCCTGGCATCCAAATGCACTTAGAACAGGTGAATCTTCAGAGAGCTCTGCTGGGTACCAACTCCAGTGCCATAGCAGTGCCCTCAAAAGATGCTAGGGTTAGAGGGCCATGCCACCATTGCCATTCCTGGCTTATAAGATCAGTTTTAGATTGTACAtatgcctctttttcttttttcctttgtgtgtatgtgcgcacacacgtgtgtgcctggACTGTTTCACCAGCCTTGTGACTCCCAGTTCCATGCATCTGCAATGGCTAATGCCATTCTGTTGTACATAGGTGCAGTCTCTACTCGTCAGCTAAGACACAGGGTATTCCTATTTCTTGGCTGTGGCGAATAGCCCAGCATACCGGGGTTCAGATGGTTTCTTTTCATGTGCTGTTCTATTCTGCTTGGATTTATAACTTTTAGTAGGATTTCCGGACCACATGTTGTCTTTAACTTTGGGAAACTATtgctttccacagtggctgtactaGCCTACAGTCCCACTAGCGGCTTTCTTCTCCACACCCTCACCGGGGTTTGTTACCCTTAGGCTTCCTGATACCAGCCATTGGAACTAGAGTGAGGCAAGGTCACCATGGTTTCAAGTTGCATTTGCCTGATGGCTAGTGATAGTGagcactttaaaatatttatgttggccatttgtgtttgTCAGCTGTCTATCATGGTGACATAGGATGGGAAGTTTATCTTGGTTCTCTGTGCGGAGCTTTCATTTCACACTTGGCTAGAGTGTAGTGGAGGCCTTTTTTATCCCCAGGCAGAAAAAAGAGGCGGGGCTGGAGTCCACATGCTCTTCAAGGGCCTCTCActtcctctgatttttttttttttaagatttatttatttattatgtacacagtgttcagcctccatgtatgcctgcaggccagaagagggcaccagatctcattacagatggttgtgagccaccatgtggttgctgggaattgaactcaggacctccagaagagcagtcagtgctcttaacctctgagccatctctccagccccgcctctCACTTCCTATAGTTACATACCTCCCTTCCCAGCTGTGGGCTGAGGTCAGATGGCCCTGTGGTGGACATTCAGGCTCCAAATTTTAACACCATTTGTGGGCTTCTTTTTAATACCTATTTAGCTCTGTTGCTATCCCAGTAAGTAGCCCAAGCTGACTTGAACTTTGACTCCTCTAGGTTCAGCCTCCTGACCAGTGGCATTAGACATGCTTCAccatgctttgattttttttttgccattttcaaACTGGGTTATCTTGTGATATTGTTAAGCGTTGttattatgtatttgtatatatttctcCATTCTGGAGGGTTTCTTTCCATTCTTGGTACCTTCATTTGCTGTATAGAAGCATCTTCTTTTGACATAATCGCATGTGCCTAGTTTTGTGTATTGTTCCCCAAAATTGTTGCTCATTCTAAGATCCAGAAGCCTTTCCCTGTGTTTTCTGctagtgtttttgtttgtctttttaaaaaaaataaccacataCACTTGGGTAGAAACATATTGCAGGCCTACAATGTGTAAGGTATTTGCTTTCTGTCTGCTGAATACAGGGCTGTTGATAATCAGGTGTTCGTGGCTACAGCCTCTCCTGCCAGGGATGACAAAGCCTCATATGTGGCCTGGGGACACAGCACTGTTGTGGATCCTTGGTGAGTGTGTTGTAGGCTGAGCTCAGCTGGAAGTTGAAAGATGACACAGGATCACCTCCCCTGCAACTGCTCCTCCCTTTTACGCACATATTCTGCCAGGTATGAGGGAGGCTTTCACTTGCCCTCCACGTGAGAAAGAAACCATCCTGCGTGCCAGATCGAGTCCTTGGCCTTTGTCCCCTTCTGCTTGTCTTGGCAGCAGCAGTGGGGTAGGCAGTTTGTTTAGTAAGAGATTCCAGAATTCTTAGTTAGCTTTTAGCTAAAATTGAGGCTGAATGACTGGTCCCATGATAGGAATGAGAAACTAGGCAAAAACACCACTCCCTATGCAATGATTAGACAGGAATGAGTTAAAGCAAtgattctcaatctgtgggtcttgATCCTTTTACAGGGTCTCATATCAGATACCCTGTatgccagatatttacattattgaTGATTCCTAACGggtaaaattacaattatgaaatagcaacaaaaaaaagttttatggctggggggtcaccataacacaaggaactatattaaggggctgcaacattaggaaggttgagaaccactgggttagaGGAAACTAGTGGTCTGTCCCCTGTGAACATTATAAGAACATAACACATCTGCCCATTAGCACGGTTGTTTCCCCATGGACAGCTCACATGGTCGGCAACTGCAGGTGTAAGATTACAGCGTATGTTTAGACATAGGATTTCAACTCCCATGTGACCTTACTACAACTCTGGACGTCAAAAGCTGGCTTTAGTCTATGGTACTTCTGTGTATGTATTCACACACGAAAGCAGTTCTGCAGTTTCAGAATAGATAGACCAGTCAGCAAAGCAAGAGTTTAAAATTTAAGTATCCCCAGGGGTCCCAGAGGATTCCCCCAGTGTGCTGTGTAGAGGCTTCGCAAAATGTGATTGACGACTGATTCTCTGGAGTTCCACACACCAGGCAGAGTTTAAGGGCATTGGAGAACTAGGTCAGATTGGCTTCTGTCGTGTTCCTGTCTAGATGCCGGTGACAGCTCTACAGCCAGTTCTCCTGTGCTCTACCCTCTAATTCTTCTGAAGGGTTTTGGTGCCCCAGGCCTAGGCCAACCGTGAGGTGACAGATGCCGGGAGTTACATAGAGAAAGAACTTTGAATTTGGCAGGACAGGTAGGTGAGAGTTAGAACAAAGGATCTAACCAAATGACATTAATGTATTGGTAGTTCGCTCTTTCCAGGAGTTTGTGCTATCTGGTAAGTACAGTCAGTGATCCCAGGTGGTTTGTTATGACATAATATTTTGCaaataaattgtttctctagATGTGTTTTTGAGCCCCTGAGCTGGGCCAAAAGGCTGGATACTGGGAATAGTTTTCAGGATTAGCCTTCCCCTGGTCTTTTGAAGGGCTGTTGTTCTTGCTAGCATATAGACCCTTATCACTTTTTTTTGGTGGAGGgagggggtttcaagacagggtttctcagaagctcttggagcctgttctggaactagctcttgcaggctgccccaaactcagagatctgcctgcctctgcctcctgagtgctaggattaaaggcatgtgccaccatctggCCTACCCTTTATGGGCTAGTCTTTCCCTCCAATCTGAAACCGAAACTTATTAGTATAGGGAGCCAGGGATCTCAGCCACAGGGTAGAGGTGttagtacagtggttctcaacgttcctaatgctgagacttaattcctcatgttgtggtgacccaaccataaaatcgTTTTCATTACTACTTAATAACTAATTTTATCTGTCTTCCTATTGTCTTAGGTAACCCTTGTGAACAGGACATCAAATCCCAATGGGCTAATGACCTACCTATAGGTTGAGAACCCTAGTAGACCAGGCCCAGCCACACTACTGTCAGGTGTGGCAGCAGCTGGGAGGGCACGAGGAACTGATGGAGACCCTCCTTGGCAGTTCCTGTTGATTACTGGTAGCTCGTCTCCCACTTATAACCATAGACTAGCTATTGTTTTCTAGCAGTGCAGTTTATTAAACACATTCCATACTTTCCTCACTAAGCCTCACAGGGCTCCTATTTCCACAGGATGTGCCTGCCACAAGTTCACAACATAACAGACCCTGAATTCatactgttttcttgttttagatCTTAGAATCTCTTGTTAGACAGAGGAAAATATTGAGAACTTGATTATCACCTGGTGTCAGTGAATCTCAATCTATTCTCAATCTCCTTCAGGGGACAGGTCCTAACCAAAGCTGGCACCGAGGAAATGATCCTGTACTCAGACATAGGTAAGACCTGCACAGCTGTGGTCCAGGTTTCTGGTGTCTCCACAGCTGAGGCCACACGCTGCAGCTGGTTCTGAGGACGAGCTCTGGGGCTCTGTCTCCCTGGGCTTTCTTTGAATTGACTCCAAGATCAATGCCAGGTCAATAGCATTCAGACAAGGCCAATGTTGCTGATTCATTTTTTAGTTTGCCGAAGCAATCTCATTGGTTGGTAATGAGTTCATCGTGCATGTTCCTGTTTTTGCAGACCTGAAGAGGCTGGCTGAAGTTCGGCAGCAAATCcccatttcaaaacagaaaagagcagacctttATGCAGTGGAGGCAAAGAAGCCCTGAAGTTTGTGCCTAAAATGTCTCTATGCTCATATACCCTATACGATGATCAACTttactaaatctttttttttcggacagtgctgggaattgatcccagTCTTACACATGTTAATTCTTCCACTGATATGTATTAGAACCTCCTCattgaattaaaatttttctttatctgcTTGGTAACAATATTCCAGCTCCTCTGATAAAGAACTACTTAGGCTGATGATTCTTGGGCATTTCAGTCTTAAGATCCTTTTGCACAATACAAACTGAAGACTAAGCATTTTTGTATGTGTAGCTAGTGGTGAGCTGGTCATGGTATGATACTCACCTGAGAAAATGTACTTTTGTAGGAACACTGATTTTCATGGTGCTAATATCCCATCAAcatgacattttcaaaaatatttttattagaattattttcatacaatattttgatattttccccttccccacccatccaactttgttctcttttttcaaaaacaaaaaatgtctacaaaaatgaaaatcaaaaccaacaagcaaaagaccagtaagacaaatagaaaaaaaaagtacacagacacacaaaccaaTGGAGTTTAACATGCCACTTCTAAACAGTAACAGATGTGCAGGTGGGCTCTGTGACCTGTATGTACAACACTGCTCTAACACAAGACTGATTCAATGCATAATAATTATTTACCATACTGGTAAATCAAAACTTTTAATATccatgttatatacatatatatgtatatagtatacatgtatatagtaTGTATTGTGGTCACTCACAGAAGAGTAACATCAAGTGActaaaagaatgaaa
The Chionomys nivalis chromosome 3, mChiNiv1.1, whole genome shotgun sequence genome window above contains:
- the Nit2 gene encoding omega-amidase NIT2 is translated as MATFRLALIQLHVSSIKSDNVSRACSLVREAAKQGAKVVSLPECFNSPYGTNYFPEYAEKIPGESTQKLAEAAKENGIYLIGGSIPEEDAGKLYNTCAVFGPDGSLLVKHRKIHLFDIDVPGKITFQESKTLSPGDSLSTFDTPYCRVGLGICYDMRFAELAQIYAQRGCQLLVYPGAFNLTTGPAHWELLQRARAVDNQVFVATASPARDDKASYVAWGHSTVVDPWGQVLTKAGTEEMILYSDIDLKRLAEVRQQIPISKQKRADLYAVEAKKP